From one Phocoena sinus isolate mPhoSin1 chromosome 6, mPhoSin1.pri, whole genome shotgun sequence genomic stretch:
- the ENHO gene encoding adropin: protein MGAAISQGALIAIICNGLVGFLLLLLWVILCWACHSRSANIDSLSESSPNSSPGPCPEKAPPPQKLSHEGSYLLQP, encoded by the coding sequence ATGGGGGCAGCCATCTCCCAGGGGGCCCTCATCGCCATCATCTGCAACGGCCTCGTAGGcttcttgctgctgctgctctgggtCATTCTCTGCTGGGCCTGCCACTCCCGTTCTGCCAACATCGACTCCCTCTCCGAATCCAGTCCCAACTCCAGCCCTGGCCCCTGTCCTGAGAAGGCGCCCCCGCCCCAGAAGCTCAGCCATGAAGGCAGCTACCTGCTGCAGCCCTGA